In Toxoplasma gondii ME49 chromosome X, whole genome shotgun sequence, a single genomic region encodes these proteins:
- a CDS encoding importin-beta N-terminal domain-containing protein (encoded by transcript TGME49_223540) translates to MAVAPPDPQQLCQVLEGTYSQNEEVRRTSEQYLQTISPSPGLLAALLKIVQHDQIDVGVRTSAAVMLKNEVKKHWDCPGAGLDENEEDASSARKKEEFYSGEEKTFIKDNIYQALIQVCPVSQPVSQQLLECIRLIALHDYPSSWPLLLPAVRSDIAARQDSSRLMCALSVLRRLCGIYEFKRTDKEALDSIIEQTWPLLLPAAAQLLNEGGLSNSDAMQMLKLICKVYWSSTQVCLASSGLVVSTMDDWMELMEQILVRPVPAEMLSGLEPGERCELPVFKVKKWALQIIQRAFSRFGDQKLLSRSRSKDNDVAHAFGRNFAMQWAPRFTEKILLLLRQRQERPEQVQFWLTPRMVNLMLQFLLLATEAAKIYSALLKPSGEFLVSQVCVPLLQFNEEDDELWQSEPVEFVRRQSDALESFSDPREAACEFIKALVRYRGRDFLEPLYLLTHRLVEEFRTLSQQASAANQPLSVVAFQKKDAALRLACCISDRLLSKKRQAPVEEFLTHFVLPDLQSPNKFLRMRACVVFEEFVPKLSAWKNPTALVEAYKGIVLLTQDAELPVRVQAAISAKVFFSVEVEELQQVVVANLEGLTKQLFAVMKDIDNEQVVATIEQLISSHEAHIAPYAKDLTQALSTTLLEMLDREGAAEQAGDDSAEEDAAFASMTVLSALKNVLASVTETPALYSEFLSDLYPVFDALFAPDAINLLDDAIEILAFITYYIPAPFPAPLWRYFDALHQAVCGGSTPSRPLSEALQNGWAVDSVGDMIAPLSNFMCRAHAQFVSGRNELGVSYKACVLQVAKKCIEDLDSTDACLGLQLLCLLLESCATQQTADDILLPAFQSVWGWVLKLNAENGQEIDKRTRQMFIKFVLTLMVYDVRKFFLLLEEQGATGPVLNFVLENVTLIKTYEQKKVFILGCSRLVQEFAAAPASFPACVAERVEVIFKVLATQVTEQAQLKQKLKEEEENSDFDTDSDGDSEQDLDETEDAGLHPKAKEILEKLDNAKWGDDEDDDDDDWDEMCDSSCDESGGLQSSPLAEVDEFKNLREVLAALPPASQAQISSWLGPVQLAKLNEVLTEAPPALTAASAASC, encoded by the exons ATCGATGTGGGCGTCCGAACCTCGGCGGCAGTGATGCTGAAGAACGAGGTGAAGAAGCACTGGGATTGTCCGGGAGCGGGGCTGGatgagaacgaagaggacgccAGCAGCGCtcgcaagaaggaagagttTTACTctggggaagagaaaacgttcATCAAAGACAACATCTACCAAGCTCTCATTCAAGTTTGCCCAGTCTCCCAGCCTGTCTCTCAACAGCTGCTCGAGTGCATTCGACTCATCGCTCTTCATGACTATCCATCGAG CtggccgctgctgctgcctgCAGTGCGGAGCGACATCGCGGCGCGCCAAGACTCGAGTCGCCTCATGTGCGCGCTGTCTGTCCTGCGGAGACTCTGCGGAATTTATGAATTCAAACGCACCGACAAAGAGGCTCTGGACTCGATCATTGAACAGACCtggccgctgctgctgccggCTGCGGCACAGCTGCTGAACGAGGGCGGCTTGAGCAACTCGGACGCCATGCAGATGCTCAAGCTGATTTGTAAAGTCTACTGGAGTTCGACTCAagtctgtctcgcctcctccggCCTCGTTGTCTCCACCATGGACGACTGGATGGAGCTCATGGAACAGATTCTCGTCCGACCCG TGCCTGCGGAAATGCTGTCGGGGCTGGAGCCGGGAGAACGCTGCGAACTCCCAGTGTTCAAGGTGAAGAAGTGGGCTCTGCAGATCATTCAgcgcgcgttttctcgcttcgGCGACCAGAAGTTGCTGAGTCGTTCGCGGTCGAAGGACAACGACGTTGCACATGCGTTCGGACGGAACTTCGCCATGCAGTGGGCGCCGCGCTTCACAGAAAAGattctgctgctgcttcggCAGCGGCAGGAGCGGCCCGAACAAGTCCAGTTCTGGCTCACGCCTCGAATGGTCAATCTAATGctgcagtttcttctcctcgccacaGAGGCCGCGAAAATCTACTCCGCCCTGCTGAAGCCCAGCGGCGagttcctcgtctctcaAGTCTGCGTCCCCCTGCTGCAGttcaacgaagaagacgacgaactCTGGCAGTCGGAGCCGGTGGAGTTCGTGCGCCGACAAAGCGACGCTCTCGAAAGCTTCTCGGACCCTAGGGAAGCGG CTTGCGAGTTCATCAAGGCCCTGGTGCGCTATCGCGGCCGCGACTTCCTGGAGCCGCTCTATCTGTTGACTCATCGATTGGTGGAGGAGTTTCGCACCCTTTCTCAGCAAGCGTCTGCGGCGAACCAGCCGTTGTCGGTGGTTGCGtttcagaaaaaagacgcggCTCTGCGGCTGGCATGTTGCATCTCGGATCGCCTGCTGTCTAAGAAGCGCCAGGCGCCAGTCGAGGAGTTTCTGACGCATTTTGTGTTGCCGGACCTCCAGAGTCCGAACAAGTTCCTACGCATGCGAGCATGCGTAGTCTTCGAAGAGTTTGTGCCTAAACTGTCTGCGTGGAAGAACCCCACGGCGCTCGTTGAGGCGTACAAGGGCATCGTGCTCCTCACCCAAGACGCGGAGCTCCCAGTTCGAGTTCAGGCTGCGATCTCCGCGAAagtcttcttcagcgtcgAAGTGGAGGAGCTGCAGCAGGTGGTTGTCGCGAATCTCGAGGGGTTGACCAAGCAGCTCTTCGCGGTCATGAAGGATATCGACAACGAGCAAGTCGTCGCCACCATCGAGCAACTCATTTCTTCACACGAAGCACACATCGCGCCGTACGCCAAGGACCTCACGCAGGCCCTCAGCACTACCCTCTTGGAAATGCTCGACCGAGAAGGAGCTGCTGAGCAAGCCGGCGATGACAGCGCTGAGGAAGacgccgccttcgcttccaTGACGGTCCTCAGTGCCCTCAAAAA CGTCCTGGCTTCCGTGACCGAGACGCCTGCACTGTACTCTGAGTTTTTGTCGGATCTGTATCCGGTCTTCGACGCCTTGTTTGCGCCGGACGCGATCAACTTGCTGGACGATGCGATTGAGATTCTGGCGTTCATCACTTACTACATTCCCGCGCCTTTCCCTGCTCCTCTCTGGCGCTACTTCGACGCTCTTCACCAAGCTGTGTGTGGGGGCTCTACGCCTTCGAGACCCCTCAGTGAGGCCCTGCAGAACGGCTGGGCGGTGGATTCTGTCGGAGACATGATCGCGCCTCTTTCGAACTTCATGTGccgcgcgcatgcgcagTTCGTCAGTGGACGAAACGAACTAGGCGTCTCCTACAAGGCATGCGTTCTGCAGGTCGCCAAGAAGTGCATTGAAGACCTCGACTCC ACCGACGCATGTCTCGGTCTTCaacttctctgtctcttaCTGGAAAGTTGCGCAACGCAGCAGACAGCTGACGACATTCTCCTCCCTGCTTTCCAGTCTGTTTGGGGCTGGGTACTGAAGTTGAACGCGGAGAACGGCCAGGAGATCGACAAGCGCACTCGGCAAATGTTCATCAAATTCGTTCTCACTCTCATGGTCTACGACGTTCGCaagttcttccttcttctcgaagaACAAGGCGCGACGGGGCCGGTTCTCAACTTCGTCCTCGAAAATGTGACTCTTATCAAAAC GTacgagcagaagaaagtctTTATTTTGGGGTGCTCGCGGCTTGTTCAGGAGTTTGCGGCAGCGCCGGCGTCGTTCCCAGCATGCGTTGCAGAGCGAGTAGAGGTTATCTTTAAAGTGCTCGCCACGCAAGTCACTGAGCAGGCACAGCTGAAGCAGAAGttgaaggaggaggaagagaacagcgaCTTCGACACAGATTCGGATGGAGACTCCGAGCAAGACCTCGACGAAACGGAAGACGCAGGGCTGCACCCGAAAGCCAAAGAAATCCTCGAGAAACTCGACAACGCCAAGTGGGgtgacgacgaggacgacgacgacgatgACTGGGACGAAATGTGTGACTCGAG CTGCGATGAGAGCGGCGGGCTTCAATCTTCGCCTCTTGCTGAAGTCGACGAGTTCAAGAATCTTCGAGAAGTTTTGGCGGCACTTCCACCGGCATCTCAGGCGCAGATTTCCTCCTGGCTGGGTCCCGTTCAGCTGGCCAAACTG AACGAAGTTCTCACTGAGGCGCCGCCCGCCCTCACGGCTGCTTCGGCCGCCTCGTGCTAA
- a CDS encoding hypothetical protein (encoded by transcript TGME49_223550~Signal peptide predicted by SignalP 2.0 HMM (probability 0.583) with cleavage site probability 0.307 at residue 48~Predicted trans-membrane domain (TMHMM2.0):193-216:220-243:287-310:329-352), with the protein MDCLLPRTPVRRGRDLFGVEPRSRACIWLRLCCIVVICFACNSGQASATVDDKNPGGTFDVAERRDGNDGKPLEIGGPLSRTELGDGYRLEAQSEGGTKSGGQGNEVSGSNDRQDRQGTAGTTPSSDGQQGPSPMDSDSAKKLDEEELDAFEAEMLERMYTAELKALGRRTWIDNFFVDRGGPRMEYPMHVRPSLSGFLMTSPLVVSVISLVSTLRMTRNLWGLMFALLWLAASYGLSSKYALHRGKGLDKLGVQLQHREWEQLTPKEKRQLQMEFFRNVLSTNRPRLQGSSYIAGLALLFLAAFAPTTRRMRIPNNTGFNTVAFLEERTLTILAIILMVVGAVRYMRSVSARRRYDYETRKMFRARSDKVKAKKRPSVTEADADGASATEANQDGEREVLEYRGAL; encoded by the coding sequence AtggactgtctccttcccagGACGCCGGTGAGGCGCGGTCGCGATCTCTTCGGAGTCGAACCCCGCTCGCGCGCTTGTATTTGGCTTCGCCTTTGTTGCATTGTGGTCATCTGTTTCGCTTGTAACAGTGGACAAGCGAGTGCTACAGTTGACGACAAGAACCCAGGAGGGACGTTCGACGTGGCTGAGAGACGGGATGGAAACGATGGAAAGCCGCTGGAAATAGGGGGCCCGTTGAGCAGGACGGAGCTGGGAGACGGATATCGTCTTGAGGCACAGAGCGAGGGAGGAACGAAAAGCGGTGGTCAGGGAAACGAAGTCAGCGGTTCAAACGATCGACAGGACCGACAGGGTACGGCGGGCACGACCCCCTCTTCCGATGGTCAACAAGGACCGTCACCAATGGATTCCGACAGTGCGAAAAAGCTggacgaggaggaactgGACGCATTCGAAGCCGAAATGTTGGAAAGGATGTACACAGCGGAACTGAAGGCCTTGGGCAGGCGAACGTGGATCGATAATTTTTTTGTAGACCGCGGCGGTCCTCGCATGGAGTACCCGATGCATGTCCGGCCGTCACTCTCAGGTTTCCTCATGACGTCACCACTCGTGGTTTCAGTGATCTCTTTGGTGTCGACCTTGAGAATGACTAGAAATCTCTGGGGACTCAtgttcgctcttctctggctCGCGGCCAGCTACGGACTCTCGAGCAAGTATGCCTTGCACAGAGGGAAGGGCTTGGATAAATTAGGCGTACAACTTCAGCACAGAGAATGGGAGCAGCTGACTCCCaaggagaagcgacaacTCCAGATGGAATTTTTCCGGAATGTCCTCAGCACTAACAGGCCGCGACTCCAGGGATCCTCTTACATCGCAGGTCTAGCACTGCTATTTTTGGCGGCCTTCGCCCCCACGACTCGGAGAATGCGCATCCCCAACAACACAGGTTTCAATACTGTTGCCTTCCTAGAGGAGCGTACGTTGACGATTCTTGCGATAATCCTGATGGTCGTGGGAGCGGTCAGGTACATGAGGAGCGTTTCAGCGAGACGCAGATACGACTACGAAACCCGAAAAATGTTTCGGGCTCGTTCCGACAAGgtgaaagcgaagaaaaggccCTCTGTCACAGAAGCCGACGCGGACGGGGCGAGTGCGACGGAAGCGAACCAGGACGGGGAACGGGAAGTGCTTGAATACAGAGGGGCGCTCTAG